A genomic window from Glycine soja cultivar W05 chromosome 10, ASM419377v2, whole genome shotgun sequence includes:
- the LOC114371574 gene encoding uncharacterized protein LOC114371574, which produces MNWFLYCTWVSFCRVDLCHQAYDDDDYEGSFCDNPLLENTSNESNLASIDSHRKCFPFRFARVGNRKKIVILVTLLVFIIVVAFVVVIWIGLGKNPIDSEVAAQPTQKCISFFINKSSMTCACLPCNDNYQTSPLKEITWNPRPFFNSTRTS; this is translated from the exons ATGAACTGGTTTCTATATTGCACTTGGGTTTCCTTTTGCAGGGTTGACCTTTGCCATCAGgcatatgatgatgatgactatGAAGGAAGTTTTTGTGACAACCCTTTGCTGGAGAACACTTCAAATGAATCAAATTTAGCAAGCATAGATAGCCATAGAAAGTGCTTTCCTTTTCGGTTTGCTCGTGTTGGAAATCGGAAAAAGATTGTGATTTTG GTTACTTTGCTAGTTTTCATCATCGTGGTTGCTTTTGTTGTAGTAATCTGGATTGGGCTAGGAAAGAATCCCATTGATTCTGAAGTGGCAGCTCAG CCCACTCAAAAATGCATCAGCTTCTTCATCAACAAGTCATCGATGACATGCGCGTGTCTTCCCTGCAACGACAATTACCAAACATCACcattaaaagaaattacatgGAACCCGCGACCTTTCTTCAACAGTACACGAACCAGTTAA